Proteins from one Mycobacterium adipatum genomic window:
- a CDS encoding hemolysin family protein gives MNLTMTLLSLLAFVLLTAGTALFVAAEFALTALERSIVEANARTGGRRDQFVLKAHRTLSFQLSGAQLGISITTLATGYLAEPVVARLLYAPLTALRLPADWVSPIALVLALLIATSVSMIFGELVPKNLAVAKPLPTARFAAAPQWYFAKLFTPVIKATNGTANWILRRMGIEPAEELRSARSPQELVSLVRTSARRGALDADTAVLVDRSLQFGDRSAEELMTPRSKIESLELEDTVADLLSAAIRTGYSRFPIVDGDLDQTVGMVHVKQVFEVPPQRRGSTPLSRLAVPVPTVPASLDGDAVMTQIRGNGIQTAMVVDEYGGTAGMVTFEDLIEEIVGDVRDEHDDATPDVVQSRAGWEVSGLLRIDEVDSETPFRAPEGDYETIGGLVLEKLGHIPEVGETVELTEFDPDQSGDEPVYWQARILKMDGRRIDLLELVKTEGRNEVEGPDGR, from the coding sequence ATGAACCTCACCATGACGCTTCTCAGCCTGCTGGCGTTCGTCCTGCTGACGGCCGGAACCGCGCTGTTCGTGGCGGCCGAGTTCGCCTTGACGGCTCTGGAACGCAGCATCGTCGAGGCCAACGCCCGCACCGGGGGGCGACGCGACCAGTTCGTCCTCAAGGCGCACCGCACCTTGAGTTTTCAGCTATCCGGTGCCCAGCTGGGCATATCCATCACCACCCTGGCCACCGGGTACCTGGCCGAACCGGTGGTGGCCCGCCTGCTCTACGCGCCGCTGACCGCGCTGCGCCTCCCGGCCGACTGGGTGAGCCCGATCGCGTTGGTGCTGGCACTGCTGATCGCCACCTCGGTGTCGATGATCTTCGGCGAGCTGGTCCCCAAGAACCTCGCGGTCGCCAAGCCGCTGCCCACCGCCCGGTTCGCCGCCGCGCCGCAGTGGTATTTCGCCAAGCTGTTCACCCCGGTCATCAAGGCCACCAACGGCACCGCCAACTGGATCCTGCGCCGGATGGGCATCGAGCCGGCCGAGGAATTGCGCTCGGCGCGATCGCCGCAGGAACTGGTGTCGCTGGTGCGGACCTCGGCCCGCCGTGGCGCGCTGGACGCCGACACCGCCGTGCTCGTCGACCGCTCCCTGCAGTTCGGCGACCGTTCCGCCGAGGAGCTGATGACCCCGCGGTCGAAGATCGAATCGCTGGAACTCGAGGACACCGTTGCCGACCTGCTGTCCGCCGCGATCCGCACCGGCTACTCGCGATTTCCCATCGTCGACGGTGACCTGGATCAGACCGTCGGCATGGTGCACGTCAAGCAGGTCTTCGAGGTGCCGCCGCAACGCCGGGGCAGCACCCCGCTGTCCCGGTTGGCGGTTCCGGTGCCCACCGTGCCCGCATCCCTCGACGGGGACGCCGTGATGACCCAGATCCGCGGCAACGGCATCCAAACCGCCATGGTGGTCGACGAGTACGGCGGCACGGCAGGCATGGTCACCTTCGAGGACCTCATCGAGGAGATCGTCGGCGACGTACGCGACGAACACGACGACGCCACCCCCGATGTGGTGCAGAGCCGGGCCGGCTGGGAGGTCTCCGGGCTGCTCCGGATCGACGAGGTGGATTCCGAGACGCCGTTCCGCGCACCCGAGGGCGACTACGAGACGATCGGGGGGCTCGTGCTGGAGAAGCTCGGGCACATCCCCGAGGTCGGCGAAACCGTGGAGCTGACCGAGTTCGACCCCGACCAGTCCGGCGATGA